One genomic segment of Balaenoptera musculus isolate JJ_BM4_2016_0621 chromosome 11, mBalMus1.pri.v3, whole genome shotgun sequence includes these proteins:
- the GFOD1 gene encoding glucose-fructose oxidoreductase domain-containing protein 1 isoform X2: MMSAAHYYPKLMSIMGNVLRFLPAFVRMKQLIEEGYVGELLVCEVQVHGGSLLGKKYNWSCDDLMGGGGLHSVGTYIIDLLTFLTGQKAVKVHGLLKTFVKQTDHIKGIRQITSDDFCTFQMVLEGGVCCTVTLNFNVPGEFKQDVTVVGSAGRLLAVGTDLYGQRNSAPARELLVQDATPVSNSLLPEKAFSDIPSPYLRGTIKMMQAVRQAFQDQDDRRTWDGRPLTMAATFDDCLYALCVVDTIKRSSQTGEWQNIAVMTEEPELSPAYLISEAMRRSRMSLYC, translated from the coding sequence ATGATGTCGGCCGCCCACTACTACCCCAAGCTCATGAGCATCATGGGCAACGTGCTGCGCTTCCTGCCGGCCTTCGTGCGCATGAAGCAGCTCATCGAGGAGGGCTACGTGGGCGAGCTGCTGGTGTGCGAGGTGCAGGTGCACGGCGGCAGCCTGCTGGGCAAGAAGTACAACTGGAGCTGCGACGACCTGATGGGCGGCGGCGGCCTGCACTCGGTGGGCACCTACATCATCGACCTGCTCACCTTCCTCACCGGCCAGAAGGCTGTCAAGGTCCACGGGCTGCTCAAGACCTTCGTGAAGCAGACCGACCACATCAAGGGCATCCGCCAGATCACCAGCGACGACTTCTGCACCTTCCAGATGGTGCTGGAGGGCGGCGTGTGCTGCACCGTCACCCTCAACTTCAACGTGCCCGGCGAGTTCAAGCAGGACGTGACCGTGGTGGGCTCAGCCGGGCGCCTGCTGGCGGTCGGCACCGACCTGTACGGGCAGCGCAACAGCGCCCCGGCGCGGGAGCTGCTGGTGCAGGACGCCACGCCCGTCAGCAACTCCCTGCTGCCCGAGAAGGCCTTCAGCGACATCCCCTCGCCCTACCTGCGCGGCACCATCAAGATGATGCAGGCCGTGCGCCAGGCCTTCCAGGACCAGGACGACCGGCGCACGTGGGACGGGCGACCGCTCACCATGGCCGCCACCTTCGACGACTGCCTGTACGCCCTGTGCGTGGTGGACACCATCAAGCGGTCCAGCCAGACGGGCGAGTGGCAGAACATCGCGGTGATGACGGAGGAGCCCGAGCTGAGCCCCGCGTACCTGATCAGCGAGGCCATGCGCCGGAGCCGGATGTCCCTGTACTGTTAG